Genomic DNA from Alicyclobacillus fastidiosus:
GCAACAGGGTGTCGACAAACTCAAACGCGCCACTCGACACCAGTTCATACCCTGAGTCGTCAAAAAAATCGACCAAGCGGTTCTCGATCACGCGTCGCCGCTTCGCAAATCCAGGGTAACTATCTTGCATACCAATCGGTCTATCTGCAAAGCCACTCGGCACATTTACACTCATCGCCATCACCACGCCAATCATCGTTCACTTTAGTACGCTAATATAGTAAAGCACAGACGCATCAGGGAATCAACCACCAAGCGCCCATCGGATTGTAAAAGCGCATTGGCAGCGCACTGGCAAATCTCAGTTTGGAGCGACGATATCCAGTATGCATCCGTGAATATTCTGTGAAGGCAACCGACTAGAAGTGGGCTCGGCACCTGCCGAGCCCACTTCCACGAATCATGCAATCAGTCGATGGAACCCGTTTCCTGATACCGCTTCGCCATCGCGTCGATCTCCCGCTTCAGTTCGGTTACGAGATCGGCTTCTGGGATCTTGCGAACGACCTCTCCTTTGCGGAACAAGAGTCCTTCGCCGCGGGCGCCCGCGATGCCGATATCCGCCTCGCGCGCTTCGCCAGGACCGTTTACCGCACAGCCCAACACCGATACTTTGATTGGCGCCTTGATGTTCTGCGTGTAAGCTTCAATTTCGTTCGCGATGCTGATGAGGTCGATATCAATTCGCCCGCACGTCGGACAGGAGACGATAGTCACAGCGTCGGAAACGATGTGGAACGTCTTCAACAGCTCACGGGCAACCTTGATCTCCTCCACCGGATCGGCGCTGAGCGACACGCGAACGGTATTCCCGATGCCCATACCGAGCAGCGTGCCAAGTCCAGCCGAGCTCTTTATGGTCCCGCTGAACAGCGTTCCGGATTCGGTGATGCCCAAGTGCAGCGGATAGCGGAACGTCTCCGCGGCCAGGCGGTATGCCTCAATCGCCAATGGGACATCCGACGCCTTCATCGAGATGATGATGTCGTCAAAGTCGAGATCTTCGAGAATGGCGACGTGGTGCTTCGCGCTCTCGAGCATGCCCTCTGCAGTCGGATAGCCGTACCGTTCGAGGATGTGCCGCTCCAGCGATCCCGCGTTCACGCCAATGCGGATAGGAATTCCGCGCTCCTTGCAGGCGTTGACAACCGCCTCTACGCGATCCCGCTTCCCGATATTCCCGGGATTGATTCGCACTTTGTCAATGCCGTTTTCAATGGCCTCCAAGGCCAAGCGATAGTCAAAGTGAATATCCGCGACGAGCGGAATGTGGATTTGCCGTTTGATGTCCTTAATCGCTGCAGCTGCTTCCTTCGTATTCACCGTTACGCGAACGACCTGGCATCCCGCGTCTTCCAAGCGGTGGATCTGCTCCACCGTACCTTTGACGTCAGCCGTTTTCGTCATCGTCATACTCTGGATGATGACTTGATTGCTTCCACCGATGGTCAGATCACCCACGCGCACCGGCTTCGTTTGTTCTCGACGATACATAACGTTCTCGTCTCCCTATATTGATCGTGTGTTGGACCGAAACGCGAAAAACACGACGACACGAATACAACGTTTTTGACCAGACAGTCCTACCTGATCTTATCGAAAGTAATCGAGCCATTCAACTACTGTTTCTGGCGCACTTTGCAGCCATCCCACATTTCAATTGTACCCCTGGACGCCGAAAACGACCTCCCAAGCAATCCCTGTCTGCCGTTTTCACCATGGGTCACACTACGGGCGAGGTGATGTGTCCATGGGAGAATGGTCTGAATTTAACCCAGGCTATGAAGTGCCAAATACAGGTGTCTACATCGAGGTTGGCGAACATCCGGACAGCGGAGATCTGACAGCTCCACAGCGCGTACACTTGCATAAAGGGGACAAATTCCCGCGAACGACCAACGGAAATCGCAAGTGGCGTCGCATCAAGACCAACAAAAAGCACTGATGGTTGTCTGCAGAGCGCCCCGGTCGCCGGGGCTTCCTCTTTATGGAGGAGAAGCCGCCTTGCCATGCCCGTAAACGAACCTCGCAGTTTGGCGTCGTCCGTCGCTTCGACGCTTCGCTTCCGAACAAAGGGGGACTTTGTGTGACTACAACATCACATTCACAAGAGCTCATGGACCTCACGGACAAATATGGCGCAAAGAATTACCAGCCACTTCCGATCGTCATTCACCGAGCAGATCGAATTTGGGTCGA
This window encodes:
- a CDS encoding YjzC family protein; this translates as MGEWSEFNPGYEVPNTGVYIEVGEHPDSGDLTAPQRVHLHKGDKFPRTTNGNRKWRRIKTNKKH
- the ispG gene encoding flavodoxin-dependent (E)-4-hydroxy-3-methylbut-2-enyl-diphosphate synthase yields the protein MYRREQTKPVRVGDLTIGGSNQVIIQSMTMTKTADVKGTVEQIHRLEDAGCQVVRVTVNTKEAAAAIKDIKRQIHIPLVADIHFDYRLALEAIENGIDKVRINPGNIGKRDRVEAVVNACKERGIPIRIGVNAGSLERHILERYGYPTAEGMLESAKHHVAILEDLDFDDIIISMKASDVPLAIEAYRLAAETFRYPLHLGITESGTLFSGTIKSSAGLGTLLGMGIGNTVRVSLSADPVEEIKVARELLKTFHIVSDAVTIVSCPTCGRIDIDLISIANEIEAYTQNIKAPIKVSVLGCAVNGPGEAREADIGIAGARGEGLLFRKGEVVRKIPEADLVTELKREIDAMAKRYQETGSID